The Pedobacter roseus genome contains a region encoding:
- a CDS encoding methylated-DNA--[protein]-cysteine S-methyltransferase, with translation MNYASVIETPIGKLSILADEDFVHAVTFEEKDIADLTENELTIKVANQLKEYFNGTLRDFDFPMQQKGTDFQQEVWQNLLTIPYGETTSYAKFSAHKPLAIRAIASANGKNNIAIVVPCHRVIGSNGKLVGYAGGLWRKQWLLQHEREVTQQGQTELKF, from the coding sequence ATGAACTACGCATCAGTTATAGAAACGCCTATAGGCAAATTAAGCATCCTGGCTGATGAGGATTTTGTGCATGCCGTTACTTTTGAAGAAAAAGATATTGCTGATTTGACAGAAAACGAACTGACCATAAAAGTTGCCAATCAATTAAAAGAGTATTTTAATGGTACGCTTCGCGATTTCGATTTCCCAATGCAACAGAAAGGAACCGATTTTCAGCAGGAAGTATGGCAAAATTTATTAACGATACCTTATGGCGAAACCACTTCTTACGCCAAATTTTCGGCACATAAACCTTTAGCTATCCGCGCAATCGCTTCGGCAAATGGAAAAAATAATATTGCCATTGTAGTACCTTGCCACAGGGTAATTGGCAGCAATGGTAAACTGGTAGGTTATGCCGGCGGTTTATGGCGCAAACAATGGCTGTTACAGCACGAACGTGAGGTTACTCAACAAGGACAAACAGAATTAAAATTTTAA
- a CDS encoding cupin domain-containing protein, translating to MNTDQAETPNYLKAIRLINIEGDKCSFENGKIPIRQHINANYFFAQTDVSTLEKIPHPAPRRQYVITLKGKLKFTVSNGETFIIEPGIVLIANDTAGEGHTWEIVDGNEWERIYIPLEEDTDDYFTID from the coding sequence ATGAATACAGACCAAGCCGAAACACCAAATTATTTAAAAGCCATCCGTTTAATTAATATCGAAGGAGACAAATGTTCATTTGAGAATGGAAAAATTCCCATCCGACAACACATTAATGCGAATTACTTTTTCGCCCAAACAGATGTTTCCACTTTAGAAAAAATCCCCCATCCTGCCCCACGTCGTCAATATGTAATTACACTCAAGGGCAAACTGAAATTTACGGTAAGTAATGGTGAAACTTTTATCATTGAGCCAGGCATTGTGCTAATAGCGAATGATACTGCAGGGGAAGGGCATACCTGGGAAATTGTTGATGGTAATGAATGGGAAAGAATCTATATCCCGCTGGAAGAAGATACAGACGACTATTTTACAATAGATTAA
- a CDS encoding Rossmann-like and DUF2520 domain-containing protein, translating into MKIVLLGSGNVATHLAKALKSKGEELVQVYSQNLTNAELLARLVGAEAVNNLNKIENNADLYIISVKDDAIATVAKSLKNVTGLVVHTSGTTDINILLEQVKKAGVFYPLQTFSKSKDVSFENIPLCIEAGDEDQLAVLKSLASKISSQVYELDGEKRKVLHLAAVFACNFPNHLYALANKILNQNGLDFEIIRPLIAETADKVMDNLPENVQTGPAVRGDENTLNTHLSMLNDMPELQNIYQTLSNSIKLMPK; encoded by the coding sequence ATGAAAATCGTTTTATTAGGTTCTGGAAATGTTGCCACACACTTAGCCAAAGCTTTAAAAAGTAAAGGTGAAGAACTGGTACAGGTGTATAGTCAAAACCTAACTAATGCAGAGTTATTGGCCAGGTTGGTTGGAGCAGAAGCGGTAAACAATTTAAACAAAATTGAAAACAACGCTGATTTATATATCATTTCAGTAAAGGATGATGCCATCGCAACTGTTGCCAAATCTTTAAAAAACGTGACGGGTTTAGTGGTACATACTTCTGGTACTACCGATATCAATATTCTGTTGGAGCAGGTGAAGAAAGCAGGGGTATTTTATCCTTTGCAAACCTTTTCAAAAAGTAAGGATGTTTCGTTTGAAAATATTCCACTTTGTATCGAAGCAGGTGATGAAGATCAGTTGGCTGTTTTAAAAAGCTTAGCCAGTAAAATAAGTAGCCAGGTTTATGAGCTGGATGGTGAAAAAAGAAAAGTATTGCACCTTGCTGCCGTATTTGCCTGTAATTTCCCCAATCATTTGTATGCTTTGGCCAATAAAATTTTAAACCAGAACGGTTTGGATTTTGAAATCATTAGGCCTCTGATTGCCGAAACTGCAGATAAGGTAATGGATAATTTACCCGAAAATGTGCAGACAGGACCTGCGGTGAGGGGCGACGAAAACACCTTAAATACGCATTTGAGCATGTTAAATGATATGCCCGAATTGCAGAACATTTATCAAACACTAAGCAATAGCATAAAATTAATGCCGAAATAG
- the iscX gene encoding Fe-S cluster assembly protein IscX, whose amino-acid sequence MNNDKFALPFYWNDYEDIAMSLYEKFGDDFTEAKIYRIRFTELLEWVLSLPNFKGTREESSEGHLEQIQSAWVYEWRDNQ is encoded by the coding sequence ATGAACAACGATAAATTTGCCTTACCTTTTTACTGGAACGATTATGAAGATATTGCGATGTCTTTATATGAGAAATTTGGCGATGATTTTACAGAAGCCAAAATCTACCGCATCCGCTTTACCGAACTTTTAGAATGGGTATTGTCTTTGCCAAACTTTAAAGGTACCCGTGAAGAAAGCAGTGAAGGCCATTTAGAGCAAATTCAATCTGCCTGGGTTTACGAATGGAGAGATAATCAGTAA
- a CDS encoding Glu/Leu/Phe/Val family dehydrogenase, which translates to MANLADENKFFADVCKNFDSAAQFTNHPEGLLNQIKTCNSVYRFQFPIRRGNGFEVIDAWRVEHSHHMSPTKGGIRYSEMVNEDEVMALAALMTYKCAIVNVPFGGAKGGIKINTKQYSVAELETITRRYTTELIKKNFIGPGIDVPAPDYGSGEREMSWIADTYMTMNPGQLDALGCVTGKPIALHGIRGRKEATGRGVAYAVRECVDVAEDMAKIGFKAGLGDKRVIVQGLGNVGYHSAKFLAEFGATIVGLCEFEGAIYNANGLNVDEVFAHRKNTGSILDFPGATSFKNSMEGLEQDCDIIVPAALENQFTELNIRNIKAKIIAEGANGPTTPEAEAIFTEMGGIIIPDMYCNAGGVTVSYFEWLKNLSHVAFGRMENRYAANSNANLIATLENLTGKTILPEHRLMIVKGASEMELVNSGLEDTMIHSYHEIRETLMTKPGTQTLRTAAFVNSIDKIAVSYMNLGVWP; encoded by the coding sequence ATGGCTAATCTAGCAGACGAGAACAAGTTCTTTGCAGATGTTTGTAAAAACTTTGACAGTGCGGCTCAATTCACCAATCATCCGGAAGGTTTATTGAACCAGATTAAAACATGTAATAGTGTATATCGTTTCCAATTTCCAATCCGCCGCGGAAACGGTTTTGAAGTAATTGACGCCTGGCGTGTAGAGCACTCTCACCACATGAGCCCTACAAAGGGTGGTATACGTTACAGCGAAATGGTTAACGAAGATGAGGTGATGGCACTTGCAGCTCTAATGACTTACAAATGTGCTATTGTTAACGTTCCATTTGGCGGTGCAAAAGGTGGTATTAAAATCAATACTAAACAATACAGTGTTGCCGAACTGGAAACCATTACCCGTCGTTATACAACAGAATTAATTAAGAAAAACTTTATCGGTCCTGGTATTGATGTTCCTGCTCCTGATTATGGATCTGGTGAGCGCGAAATGAGCTGGATTGCCGATACTTATATGACCATGAACCCAGGTCAGCTTGATGCATTGGGTTGCGTAACTGGTAAACCAATTGCTTTACACGGTATCCGTGGACGTAAAGAGGCTACCGGTCGTGGTGTGGCTTATGCCGTACGTGAGTGTGTAGACGTGGCAGAAGATATGGCTAAAATCGGTTTTAAAGCTGGTTTAGGCGATAAAAGAGTAATTGTTCAAGGTTTAGGTAATGTGGGTTACCACTCTGCTAAATTCTTAGCTGAGTTTGGTGCTACCATTGTTGGCCTTTGCGAATTTGAAGGCGCCATTTACAATGCCAATGGTTTAAACGTTGACGAGGTTTTTGCACACCGTAAAAATACAGGATCAATCCTGGATTTCCCGGGTGCTACAAGCTTCAAAAACTCGATGGAAGGTTTAGAGCAAGATTGCGATATTATCGTTCCTGCGGCTTTAGAAAACCAGTTTACTGAGCTTAACATCCGTAACATTAAAGCGAAAATTATTGCTGAAGGTGCAAACGGACCAACTACACCAGAAGCTGAAGCCATTTTTACCGAAATGGGTGGTATCATCATCCCGGATATGTACTGTAACGCTGGTGGTGTAACGGTTTCTTATTTCGAGTGGTTAAAAAACCTTTCACACGTAGCTTTTGGCCGTATGGAGAACCGTTATGCGGCTAACTCGAATGCCAACTTAATTGCTACTTTAGAGAACTTAACCGGTAAGACCATCCTTCCTGAGCACCGTTTAATGATTGTTAAAGGTGCATCAGAAATGGAACTGGTAAACTCTGGTTTAGAAGATACTATGATCCATTCTTACCACGAAATCCGCGAAACATTGATGACTAAACCAGGTACGCAGACTTTAAGAACTGCTGCTTTTGTAAATTCAATTGATAAAATTGCGGTTTCTTATATGAATTTAGGCGTTTGGCCGTAA
- a CDS encoding KdsC family phosphatase, giving the protein MFLQKLKEITTFIFDVDGVLTDGSVQVTDNGQSLRTFNIKDGYAMQLAVKRGYNICIISGGDGIAMGKRFFNLGVTDVFLGTGDKVAIFNQYLQDKNITAGEVLYMGDDIPDLKVMRLVGLPTCPADAVEEIKVISTFISPYNGGKTAVRDIIEKVMKVQGKWHDENPNAADSGR; this is encoded by the coding sequence ATGTTTCTCCAGAAATTAAAAGAGATCACCACTTTTATCTTCGATGTAGATGGTGTGCTTACCGATGGATCTGTTCAGGTTACTGATAACGGTCAATCATTGCGCACTTTTAACATCAAGGATGGTTATGCCATGCAATTGGCAGTTAAAAGGGGATACAACATCTGTATTATCTCTGGGGGCGACGGTATTGCGATGGGCAAACGTTTCTTTAACCTTGGGGTAACCGATGTTTTCCTAGGTACCGGAGATAAGGTGGCCATTTTTAACCAATATCTTCAGGATAAAAATATTACTGCAGGAGAGGTACTTTACATGGGCGACGATATTCCTGATCTTAAAGTAATGAGGCTGGTTGGGCTTCCAACCTGTCCGGCCGATGCTGTAGAAGAAATTAAGGTCATTTCTACATTCATATCCCCTTATAACGGTGGCAAAACCGCTGTCCGCGACATCATCGAAAAAGTAATGAAAGTGCAGGGCAAATGGCACGATGAAAACCCAAACGCTGCCGATTCTGGTAGGTAG
- a CDS encoding cytochrome c maturation protein CcmE domain-containing protein, with protein MKKSAIIGLITIAISVGILFSLNANTDTYSNFKQATLSGKEEHVMGYWEKSMGTYYDALKDANHFSFHMKDEKGEVREVIYAGTKPQDFEKSEKLVLIGKMDQDKFYASKILMKCPSKYNDNLVEVNKDGKVEEVSKDGGKKYN; from the coding sequence ATGAAGAAAAGTGCAATCATTGGATTAATTACCATCGCAATTTCCGTAGGGATTTTATTTAGCTTAAATGCAAATACCGATACCTACTCTAATTTCAAACAGGCCACGCTTTCTGGTAAAGAAGAGCACGTTATGGGCTACTGGGAAAAATCAATGGGTACTTATTATGACGCTTTGAAAGACGCCAATCATTTTTCATTTCACATGAAAGATGAAAAAGGAGAAGTGAGAGAGGTAATCTATGCAGGTACCAAACCACAGGATTTTGAAAAATCAGAAAAACTTGTACTGATCGGTAAAATGGATCAGGACAAATTCTACGCATCGAAAATTTTAATGAAGTGCCCTTCTAAATATAACGATAACCTGGTAGAGGTTAATAAGGATGGCAAAGTCGAAGAAGTAAGCAAGGACGGCGGGAAAAAATATAACTAA
- a CDS encoding universal stress protein: MSTYLVPVDFSKTADHAAKYAARLSFAMENAKIILLNAYYVSEYESILPTPDMIITTDEHIADEITRRLEALEKLKLKLLEINPQAEIEIYLTRETLLRSIIDRINREQIELIIIGSNGKKAKDESDIGSNAIKISKSSPVPVLVVPPKADYQSIRKAILACDFKKVKEVIPMHALKNILSKHTLELLVLNINSGHTIDSEEEHFLHEMLKDFSPAYHYSDHPDMIKGIVKFAKSEEAQLIIALPKKYSFFESLLHESVSQKLTIKSHVPVLLLKD, encoded by the coding sequence ATGAGCACATACCTTGTACCCGTTGATTTTTCTAAAACAGCAGATCATGCTGCCAAATATGCCGCCAGGTTGAGTTTTGCGATGGAGAATGCGAAAATCATCTTGCTTAATGCTTACTATGTTTCCGAATATGAAAGCATTCTTCCTACGCCGGATATGATTATAACGACCGATGAACATATCGCCGACGAAATTACGAGAAGGCTTGAGGCGCTGGAAAAACTGAAGTTAAAACTGTTGGAAATTAATCCCCAGGCTGAAATAGAAATTTATTTAACAAGGGAAACGCTGCTGAGGTCGATCATTGATCGGATAAATAGGGAGCAGATTGAATTGATTATTATTGGCAGTAATGGTAAAAAAGCTAAAGATGAAAGTGATATCGGTTCAAATGCGATTAAAATATCCAAATCAAGTCCGGTACCGGTTTTGGTGGTTCCACCTAAAGCCGATTATCAATCGATCCGTAAAGCGATTTTGGCCTGCGATTTTAAAAAGGTTAAAGAGGTAATCCCGATGCATGCCCTAAAAAATATCCTGAGCAAACATACCCTCGAACTTTTGGTGCTCAACATCAATTCCGGACATACGATCGATTCAGAAGAGGAACATTTTTTACACGAAATGCTTAAAGATTTTTCTCCGGCTTATCATTATTCCGATCATCCCGATATGATTAAAGGCATTGTGAAATTTGCCAAAAGCGAAGAAGCACAGCTGATTATTGCATTGCCCAAAAAATATAGTTTTTTCGAAAGTTTGCTTCATGAAAGTGTATCCCAAAAATTGACGATTAAATCGCATGTGCCTGTACTGTTATTGAAAGATTAA
- the gldC gene encoding gliding motility protein GldC, with the protein MRKAEIKITVELDDNNMPENILWESTDAQTKDQVPVKSMILALWDHNYKNSMRIDLWTKDMPVDEMKRFFYETLQTMGDSFLKATNETLIVEDLRDYCAHFADKMGIIEGQ; encoded by the coding sequence ATGAGAAAAGCAGAAATTAAAATAACCGTTGAGCTAGACGATAACAATATGCCCGAGAATATTCTTTGGGAAAGTACCGATGCACAAACAAAAGATCAGGTTCCTGTTAAATCGATGATTCTTGCCTTGTGGGACCATAATTATAAAAACTCAATGCGTATCGACCTATGGACAAAAGATATGCCTGTTGATGAGATGAAACGTTTCTTCTACGAAACTTTGCAAACCATGGGCGATAGCTTTTTAAAAGCTACAAATGAAACCCTTATTGTTGAAGATTTACGCGATTACTGCGCACACTTTGCCGATAAAATGGGAATTATTGAAGGACAATAG
- the ccsA gene encoding cytochrome c biogenesis protein CcsA, with translation MHKTWWKILGSVLVIYTAIAGLLLGVPHLAILNETIRNLYFHVPMWFAMIVLFSISVFYSVKSLSSKSEIDDIKAVESVNAGIIFGLLGLITGAIWAKYTWGQFWSFDPKQNFAAISILLYFAYLILRNAIDEEQKRAKISAIYNIFAFPMMVVLLFVLPRLKDSLHPGNGGNPGFNSYDLDSRMRMVFYPACLGWILIGYWVYTIRFRIRSIENKQQHN, from the coding sequence ATGCATAAAACCTGGTGGAAAATTTTAGGCTCAGTTTTAGTAATTTATACTGCAATTGCAGGATTGTTGCTGGGAGTGCCTCATTTAGCTATTTTAAACGAAACAATCCGTAACCTGTATTTCCATGTTCCGATGTGGTTTGCCATGATTGTTCTTTTTTCAATTTCTGTTTTTTACAGCGTAAAATCGTTGAGTAGCAAAAGTGAAATAGACGATATAAAAGCCGTAGAAAGTGTAAATGCGGGAATTATTTTTGGCCTTTTAGGTTTAATTACCGGTGCCATCTGGGCTAAATATACCTGGGGTCAGTTTTGGAGCTTCGATCCGAAACAGAATTTTGCAGCCATATCTATCTTATTATACTTTGCATACCTCATTCTCCGCAATGCGATAGACGAGGAGCAAAAAAGGGCTAAAATTTCGGCCATTTACAATATTTTTGCCTTCCCGATGATGGTGGTATTGCTTTTTGTGCTTCCACGTTTAAAAGATTCATTACATCCGGGTAATGGTGGTAACCCTGGTTTTAACAGTTACGATTTAGATAGCCGCATGCGTATGGTATTTTATCCGGCATGTTTAGGCTGGATATTAATCGGTTACTGGGTGTACACCATCCGTTTCAGAATTCGTTCAATAGAAAACAAACAACAACATAACTAA
- a CDS encoding heme lyase CcmF/NrfE family subunit produces the protein MDIQFVGEHLLPGKIGQFFIVLAFSASLLSTISYFFASRDKNLEEKSWRNLGRIGFLINFASIIGIGVILFYLVLGHYNEYSYVYFHSSKELPVYYIISAFWEGQEGSFWLWAFWQSFLGALLIWKAKTWENPVMTVVAFSQVFLSSMILGISIFGERIGSSPFILLRDAVDLKAMAPVVFANPENFKDYLKFITDGRGLNPLLQNYWMVIHPPTLFLGFASMVVPFAYGIAGLWQKRYKEWIKPAMPWTLFAVMVLGTGIIMGSFWAYEALNFGGFWAWDPVENASLIPWLTLIGAVHVMIAYKNTGHAYFTAIALVFLSFLLVLYASFLTRSGILGDTSVHSFTDMGMFGHLILYNVVFAVLAIWLIVKRWKELPITTKDEETYSREFWMFIGALVVTVACIQVIFSTSVPVFNKAFGTNFTPPIDAVKYYNQWQAPFAVLITLISGFSQYLKYKRTDPRKFYSSLISAIIFSMVLTAGLVYVAGIYTNTMYILITFSCLFAVLSNAAILYQAFGGKAKLAGSAIAHIGFAFLILGALISAATNKPLSINANNFIPVKDFEKTEKPGENIMLYKNEPKKMGKYTVTYVSDTTVAPNTIYTLNFKVLDKEGKVKEDFNLHPHVQDNEKMGLIASPDTKHYLTYDVYTHITSAAIKKESHGDHEGHSDDENYKEPRIVKVSVGDTIHTTSGIVTVKDLNRKPTAKDLALAQGDYAVGLPLEINAAGKIYNTEPIFLIKGNNTFDFARKVDELDLKFRFSRVLPDEKKVELQIFEKPQQAKDWVVFKAIEFPFINLYWAGTIVMVVGFLLSIFRRRKEAKAA, from the coding sequence ATGGATATTCAATTTGTAGGCGAACACCTGTTACCAGGTAAAATCGGACAGTTTTTTATTGTTCTGGCATTTAGTGCATCATTACTATCAACTATATCGTATTTTTTTGCCAGTCGCGATAAAAATTTAGAAGAAAAATCCTGGAGAAACTTAGGCCGGATTGGATTTCTGATCAACTTTGCCAGTATCATTGGTATTGGTGTAATTTTATTCTACCTCGTACTTGGTCATTATAACGAATACAGTTACGTTTATTTCCACTCTTCAAAAGAATTACCCGTTTATTATATTATTTCGGCCTTTTGGGAAGGGCAGGAGGGAAGTTTCTGGTTATGGGCTTTCTGGCAATCGTTTTTGGGCGCATTATTGATCTGGAAAGCTAAAACGTGGGAAAACCCTGTAATGACGGTTGTGGCTTTTTCTCAGGTGTTTTTAAGCTCCATGATATTGGGAATTTCAATTTTCGGTGAGCGTATCGGAAGCTCTCCGTTTATCCTGTTAAGAGATGCTGTTGATTTAAAAGCAATGGCGCCAGTTGTTTTTGCCAATCCGGAAAACTTTAAAGATTACCTTAAATTTATTACCGATGGTAGAGGTTTAAATCCATTGTTGCAAAACTATTGGATGGTGATCCACCCACCAACACTATTTTTGGGTTTTGCCAGTATGGTAGTTCCTTTTGCTTATGGAATTGCAGGTTTATGGCAAAAAAGATACAAAGAATGGATTAAACCTGCTATGCCATGGACGCTTTTTGCGGTAATGGTGTTAGGTACAGGTATTATTATGGGCTCTTTCTGGGCTTACGAAGCACTAAACTTTGGCGGTTTCTGGGCGTGGGATCCAGTTGAAAATGCATCTTTAATTCCATGGTTAACCTTAATTGGGGCTGTACACGTGATGATTGCCTATAAAAATACTGGTCACGCTTATTTTACCGCGATTGCCCTCGTTTTTTTAAGTTTCTTATTGGTCTTATATGCTTCATTCTTAACCCGTAGTGGAATTTTGGGCGATACCTCAGTACACTCGTTTACCGATATGGGTATGTTCGGCCATTTGATTTTATACAATGTGGTATTTGCTGTTTTGGCTATATGGCTGATTGTGAAAAGATGGAAAGAACTGCCGATTACAACGAAAGACGAAGAAACTTATTCGCGCGAATTCTGGATGTTTATCGGTGCTTTAGTGGTAACTGTTGCCTGTATCCAGGTTATCTTTTCAACGTCTGTTCCTGTGTTTAACAAGGCATTCGGAACGAATTTTACGCCACCTATCGATGCTGTTAAATATTACAACCAATGGCAGGCACCATTTGCGGTATTAATTACCCTGATTTCTGGTTTCTCTCAATATTTAAAATATAAAAGAACCGATCCACGTAAGTTTTACAGCAGTTTAATCTCTGCAATCATCTTTTCGATGGTGTTAACAGCAGGTTTGGTATATGTAGCCGGTATTTATACCAATACCATGTACATCCTGATTACCTTTAGCTGTTTGTTCGCAGTACTTTCTAACGCAGCCATATTATATCAGGCTTTTGGTGGAAAGGCCAAGCTGGCTGGTTCGGCAATTGCACACATCGGTTTTGCCTTTTTGATCCTGGGCGCTTTAATTTCTGCCGCTACAAACAAACCTTTATCCATCAATGCGAATAATTTTATTCCGGTAAAGGATTTTGAAAAAACAGAGAAACCGGGCGAAAACATCATGTTATACAAAAACGAACCTAAGAAAATGGGTAAGTACACTGTAACTTATGTTAGCGATACCACAGTAGCACCCAATACCATTTATACCCTTAACTTTAAAGTTTTAGATAAAGAAGGTAAGGTTAAAGAAGATTTTAATCTTCATCCCCACGTACAGGATAATGAGAAAATGGGGCTTATTGCCTCTCCTGATACCAAACACTATTTAACTTACGATGTGTATACCCACATTACCAGTGCGGCCATTAAAAAAGAATCGCATGGTGATCACGAAGGTCATTCGGATGATGAAAATTATAAAGAGCCACGGATTGTTAAGGTTTCAGTAGGAGACACCATTCATACGACCAGCGGAATTGTAACCGTTAAAGATTTAAACAGAAAACCTACCGCTAAGGATTTAGCTTTGGCACAAGGCGATTATGCGGTTGGTTTGCCATTGGAAATTAATGCTGCCGGTAAGATTTACAACACAGAGCCTATTTTCTTAATAAAAGGTAACAATACTTTCGATTTCGCCCGTAAAGTGGACGAATTAGACCTGAAATTCCGGTTTTCAAGGGTTTTGCCGGATGAGAAAAAAGTAGAGCTGCAGATTTTTGAAAAACCTCAACAGGCTAAAGACTGGGTTGTTTTTAAAGCGATCGAATTTCCTTTCATTAATTTGTATTGGGCTGGTACCATCGTAATGGTTGTAGGTTTCTTGCTTTCAATTTTTAGAAGAAGAAAAGAGGCCAAAGCCGCATAA
- a CDS encoding CcmD family protein, which translates to MKKIFFSLILLMATMQLFAQDNGVEMADSLRSSGKIYVVVICIVIILVGLLAYLFTIDKRLKKIEKENHINK; encoded by the coding sequence ATGAAGAAGATATTTTTCTCCCTAATATTATTGATGGCCACCATGCAGTTATTTGCACAGGACAATGGCGTTGAAATGGCTGATAGCCTTCGCAGCAGCGGAAAAATTTATGTTGTTGTAATCTGTATCGTGATTATACTGGTTGGCCTGCTGGCTTATCTTTTCACTATTGATAAAAGATTAAAGAAAATCGAAAAAGAAAACCACATTAATAAATAA
- a CDS encoding heme exporter protein CcmB — translation MQLAKEVKYLIHKEVLLEWRSKYTINGVLLYVVSTIFTCYLSFVSLGDKLTWNALFWIIMLFASINGVSKSFLQETKGQQLYSYILASPAAVLISKTVYNTLLMLVLTTIALGFYTLVFDSFTPPDMILYYVAVVLGSMSFSTVFTMVSAIASKAGNGGMLMAILSFPIIIPVLILLIKLAKNAVDGLPWENSYDEIAMLLVVNVLMVATSLLLFPYLWRD, via the coding sequence ATGCAATTGGCCAAAGAGGTTAAATATTTAATTCACAAGGAAGTATTATTAGAGTGGCGCTCCAAATATACCATTAACGGTGTGTTACTTTATGTGGTTTCTACTATTTTTACCTGTTATCTGTCATTTGTAAGCCTTGGCGATAAATTAACCTGGAACGCCTTGTTCTGGATTATTATGCTTTTTGCTTCCATCAATGGTGTTTCGAAGAGTTTTTTACAGGAAACAAAAGGGCAACAGCTTTACAGTTACATTTTGGCCAGTCCGGCTGCGGTTTTAATCTCTAAAACGGTCTACAATACACTCCTGATGCTGGTGCTCACCACCATCGCTTTGGGCTTTTATACTTTAGTTTTCGATTCCTTTACGCCACCCGACATGATACTATATTATGTAGCCGTGGTATTGGGTAGTATGAGTTTCTCTACGGTATTTACCATGGTTTCGGCCATTGCAAGTAAGGCGGGTAATGGGGGTATGCTAATGGCAATATTAAGCTTTCCAATTATTATACCGGTATTGATCCTTTTGATCAAACTGGCTAAAAATGCGGTAGATGGCTTGCCATGGGAAAATAGTTACGATGAAATTGCGATGTTGCTGGTGGTGAATGTGCTGATGGTGGCAACCTCTTTATTGTTATTTCCTTACCTTTGGAGGGATTAA
- a CDS encoding lipocalin family protein yields the protein MKTICSLLFVLFTYMPMEKNAPVAKLDLKKYSGTWYSLYSIPTIFDKGSRETTTKYTLNKDGYYNVLTTYKKPGDEKVYSRNSKMFPSEDGDRGELQAQFIWPIKVDYWIIELADDYSYVVVGHPDHKFLFIMSRNQTMPKKTHDEIVARCKAKGYEVAKLTSQLHEKA from the coding sequence ATGAAAACGATCTGCTCCCTCCTTTTTGTTCTTTTTACCTATATGCCGATGGAAAAAAATGCTCCGGTGGCTAAGTTAGACCTAAAAAAATATTCGGGAACGTGGTATTCTTTATATTCTATCCCGACCATTTTTGATAAAGGCAGTCGAGAAACAACGACTAAATACACTTTGAATAAAGATGGTTACTACAATGTGTTAACCACTTATAAAAAACCGGGGGATGAAAAGGTTTACTCGAGAAATTCGAAAATGTTTCCCTCAGAAGATGGAGATCGCGGAGAATTACAAGCACAATTTATCTGGCCGATAAAGGTTGATTACTGGATTATAGAACTCGCCGACGATTATTCTTATGTAGTAGTTGGTCACCCGGATCATAAATTTTTATTCATCATGAGCCGCAACCAGACGATGCCGAAGAAAACCCATGATGAAATTGTAGCCCGGTGTAAGGCAAAAGGTTATGAAGTAGCTAAATTAACCTCGCAGTTGCATGAAAAGGCTTAG
- a CDS encoding 2Fe-2S iron-sulfur cluster-binding protein gives MSIFKLKINFEEADHESIELPIAAGESVLDVCLDNGIELQHNCGGVCGCSTCHVYVTKGMDNIEEISDKEEDFIDRAVRPKITSRLGCQCVVINGDIEVTIPDQSGFMGH, from the coding sequence ATGAGCATTTTTAAACTAAAAATAAATTTTGAAGAAGCAGATCACGAATCTATTGAATTGCCAATAGCAGCGGGCGAATCTGTTTTAGATGTTTGTCTGGATAACGGAATCGAATTACAGCACAATTGCGGTGGCGTTTGTGGTTGCAGTACCTGCCACGTTTACGTAACAAAGGGCATGGATAATATCGAAGAGATTTCTGATAAGGAAGAAGATTTTATTGATAGGGCTGTACGTCCGAAAATTACTTCCCGCCTTGGATGTCAGTGTGTAGTGATTAACGGCGATATCGAAGTAACCATTCCGGATCAGTCTGGTTTTATGGGGCACTAG